The genomic interval GGGTGTGGATCAGGGCGGGGCCGAGACTGTCGATCTTGCGGCGCAGGTAGCTGATGTACGTGGCGACGACGGTGTCGTCGCCGTTGAAGTCGTAGGACCACACGTGGTCGAGCAGCTGGGCGCGGGGGACGACGCGCCCGCGGTGCAGCATGAGGTAGCGCAGCAGGCGGAACTCGGTCGGTGACAGGTCGATGGCGGTGCCGGCCCGGTGGACGGTGTAGGTGGCGGAGTCGAGTTCCAGGTCCTCGACGCGCAGGACCGGGTCGGTGCCGGCCCGGGGGCGGGTGCGGCGCAGTACGGCTTGGATACGGGCGGCGACCTCGTCCAGGCCGAAGGGCTTGGTGATGTAGTCGTCGCCTCCCGATGTCAGGCCGCGGACCAGGTCCTTGCGTGTGTCACGGGCGGTGAGGAAGACCACGGCCTGCGGCAGTCCGTCCTGGCGCAGCCGGTGCATGACCTCGAAGCCGTCTCCGTCGGGCAGCATCACGTCCAGCAGGATCAGCTCGGGAAGGAAATCCCGCGCGGCGGCGAGGGCATCGTGAGCGGTCGCGGCGGTGCGTACGTCGTAGCCGACGAAGCGCAGGAACCGGCTGAGCGTGTCGAGGATCGCCGGTTCGTCGTCGACCACGAGCAGCCGTCCCTCGACTACCGATTCGGGGCCGGAGCCGGGGCCGGTGGGTGCTGTGGCATCGCCTGACATGGGATTCTTCGCTTCCTGCTGCTCACTGGTGCTCTGTTCGATCGTGGCCGATCACCAGGCGGTCTTCCATGTGAGTTTCATGGGAAGACCGCCACCCGGACCCTGATCCAGCCCCGACGCCCGAACCGCCGCCCTAGCGTGGATGACGCCTCGTAGCGGGCCTGGCCCGGCCGGTTCAGGGGATGAGCCGGCCGGGCCTCCTCGTCCTCCTTCTCGTCAGCACATCATCTGGGGGCTTTTGCGTGTCCACATTGCTCTACCGGCTCGGCCGTGGGTGCTTCCGGCATCGAAAGGCCGTCCTCGCCGCCTGGCTCGGTCTGCTCGCGGTGGTGGCGGTGACCGCGCTGAGCGTGATGAAGCCGTTCACCTCCGCCACCACCATCCCGGGCACCGAAGCCCAACGCGCCCTCGACGTCATGGAGGAGGAGTTCCCCTCCACCGACGAGTCGCATGTCACCGGCAAGATCGTCATACAGGCGCCCGCCGGACAGAAGATCACCGCGGATGCCCCCGCGCAGGCGGTCGCCGACCTGTCCGAAAAGGCCGCCGACACCCCCGGCGTGGTCTCGGTGACCGGCCCCGCCGCCCAGAGCGGCACCGTCTCCTCCGACGGCCGCACCGGCATCACCGAGATCGTCTTCGACGCCGAAAAGGCCGACGACATCCCTGAGGCGACCCTGCTCACCCTGGAGGACGCGGCGCAGCAGGCCCGCACTGCGGGACTCGCCGTCGAGACGGGCGGGGACGCGTTCTCCCCCTCGACCGCGATCATGGGCCCGACAGAGATCATCGGCGTTCTGATCGCCCTGGCCGTTCTCATCCTCGTCTTCCGGTCCCTGCGCACCGCCATCATCCCGATCGCGACTGCCCTGGTCGGCGTGGCCATCGGTGTGCTGTCCCTCCTCGCGATGACCAGCGTGATCACCATGGACAGCACCTCCATCACCCTGTCGGTGATGCTGGGCCTGGCCGTGGGCATCGACTACGCCCTGTTCATCGTCTCCCGTCACCAGACCCAGGTCCGCCAGGGTATGGATCCGGAGGAGTCGGCCGCTCTCGCCACCGGTACCGCCGGCGGCGCTGTGGTCTTCGCCGGAGCCACCGTGGTCATCGCCCTGGCCGCCCTCGCCGTGGTGAACATTCCCTTCCTCACCGTCATGGGTCTGGGTGCCGCCGCCACCGTCGTCGTGTCCGTCCTGATCGCCACCACCCTGCTACCTGCCCTCCTGGGCTTCATGGGCCGGCGCATCACCTCCAGCCGCATTCCGGCGCTGGCCCGCTCCACCGCACGCGCCGAACGGCGCCAGGCCGATCCCCGACGGGCCCCCGCGGCCCGCCGCTGGGCCAC from Streptomyces sp. DH-12 carries:
- a CDS encoding response regulator transcription factor, with protein sequence MSGDATAPTGPGSGPESVVEGRLLVVDDEPAILDTLSRFLRFVGYDVRTAATAHDALAAARDFLPELILLDVMLPDGDGFEVMHRLRQDGLPQAVVFLTARDTRKDLVRGLTSGGDDYITKPFGLDEVAARIQAVLRRTRPRAGTDPVLRVEDLELDSATYTVHRAGTAIDLSPTEFRLLRYLMLHRGRVVPRAQLLDHVWSYDFNGDDTVVATYISYLRRKIDSLGPALIHTQRGVGYSIREPR